GCCGGTCGCGCCCCGCGCGGGCGCGTGGATTGAAACTCTGCTGTGCAGTACTTTTCTGGTATGGCAGGGGCTGTCGCGCCCCGCGCGGGCGCGTGGATTGAAACTCAAGGCAAAAAAAGGAGCATCCCATGCAGCAAAAGCGTCGCGCCCCGCGCGGGCGCGTGGATTGAAACCGATCCCCGGCCCCTGACTCCAATCGCTTGCACTCAGTCGCGCCCCGTGCGGGCGCGTGGATTGAAACAGCGCGCCGAGGACTTGAGTTCCCTTTACCATTACGTCGCGCCCCGTGCGGGCGCGTGGATTGAGCCGCCGGCATCAATGCCGGCGCTAATTATTAACGCATCGGAATTCGTTGGGGCGCGATGCGCGCGGATCGAAACCGCCGGCACGAATACCGGATCTGCTCGTAAACGCGGGGGGATTCATTGAGGCGGGCGGATCGAACCGTTGTCGAAAATGCCGGTGCTCATTATGCATTCGCGGGGATTCGGACAGGCAAATGCGGTATGACCAGGCGGCATCCATCCCGGCGCCGGCAATTAACCTGTCGGCATACGCTCGGCCAGGCGAAAAATTTTTCGCTTGATTTCTGCCGAGAAAAAGCCCTCCCTGCTGAACCCCGCAGCGGCTGACGGATCAGCCGGTGCATTTTAGGTCTCAATATCCTTCACTTGGCTTTGTTCGCCTGTTTGCCGCTTGATTTTCGTGGGGATTTCGATATATTTCTCCGTACATAATTTCCGTTGAGATCGCATGAAACTGTTTTGGATAACGCTTGCCGTGCTTTCGGCTGCTGCAGCCGAGTCGCCGACAGCCGCTGATCCACTCTCGGAACCCTGGCGTTGGCGTCGATTCCCGCAGCTTGAAAATCTCGGCATCCGCTGCATGGCCCAGGGAAACGACGGCACTCTTTGGTTCGGCGGAACGGCCGGATTGGCCGCGTATGACGGACTGAATTGGCAGGTTTACGATTCCACGGCCTTTGATTTCAACGGACAGATCAATGCCGTGCTGCCGACCGACTCGGCTGTCTATATTTCCTCCCACGGCGGCTTGTGGCAGTTGGCTGAAGGAAAATTCCAACGCATCTTTCCAACCGCGTGGCCTTATTGGGTGGAAGTATCCGATATGGCGACCGTCCGCAATGCCTTGTATGCAGCCACCCGCTTTGGAATTTTGCGATATGTTCGCGGTCAACTGACCTTGTATACCCTTGCCGAGCAGGAGCAGGCAGTCAAGAAATTGGCGCCGTCGGCAAAGGTCGTCTTTTTACCCCAGCGGTTGGCGGTTCGCGAAGCCTGGCCCGAGGGCGCCGGTTTTTACGCTCCTTCCAACCTGGTGACGCAGATGATCGTTCAGGGGCCGGCGCAGCAGGCCGGACTCTTGATCGGCGATTATCTTCCGTTTTTCCTTTCTCACCCCAACTTTGAGCTCTTTTTTCTCGGCAGTCCGTCCGGCTCGCAGGCCGAGCTGCAGTTCCTGCGTTCGCAAAACCAGCCCCTGCAGAGCGTCAAAATACGCAGCGCCGCCTTTTCGGATTCCCTGAACATGTGCGAAGTGGAAATGCTCTGCCGAGACCGCCATGACCGCCTCTGGCTCAATATAAACGGCAGCCTCGTTTATCGCGTACCGGTGCGGCCCGACGGTGAACTCGATTTTCATGGCGCGGTTGTCGAAAAGCTTCCATTGGATCATCCCTATTCCCGCAAATTTGCCATGCACCATGCCGCGGACGGCAGATACTGGATGATTGCCGATGATCCGCTTATCGGCGTTTTGACTCGGAAAGAGTCGGATAAGGCTTGGAAGAGCATCGATTTGGCCAAAGCGGGCGGTTCCAACCAAAATTTGTCGATTATCGAAAGTCAGGACGGTATCATATGGATCACCGGCCACAGTGCGCTGCACGGTTTCGACGGGCAGTCTTGGCGCATTTACACCAGCGAAACCACGCTGTTGCCTCATGCAAGACTTTACGGTCTGTTCACCAAAGAAAAAGAATTTTGGCTCTTCGGCCTGGCCTCGCACGTCTTCCGTATCGACTACGGCAGCGAGACCTGGCATACCTTCCCGGAGATGCTGTTTCAGTGTCGGTCGCCGCTCAGCGGCGACTGGTTTCTCCGCTATGACGGCATCATCCTGCAGCATCATCAAGGCAAATGGAAAATCCATCATGTTTTGGACACGCCCATGGCGGCAGCCGTCATTCGCACCGGGGAAGTGTGGGTCTATGGAGGTGATAATGGATCCGCGGCGGCAGCTCGTTTCGACGGCGCGGCGTGGCAGGTTTATCGTTTTCCCGAACTTTCCGCCTGCATCGATTACCGCGCATTTTGCGAGCGTCGCGACGGAAGTTTGTGGTTCGGCGCCGGTTCGGATGCCTTTACCGACGCTCGACAAAAAGGCGGCATGATTTGCTTTGTCAAAGAGAACGGCATCTGGAAGCCGCAGCATTTAGCGCCGCCTGCAGTGCCGAAAGACGTCGTCAACTTGGCCGAGGACAACGAAGGCTGCCTTTGGTTCAGCGGCTGGCGGTTGTTCCGGCTGGATGGCAACGGCGTTTCTCCCGTCAATCAGCCCTCCGAGCTTGCCCTCCCGTGGATCGATGCGATGCTCAGCGATCCCCAAACAGGTGATCTGTGGATCAGCAAAGGAGGCACGGGTCTTTTCCAAAAAACCGCTGCGGGATGGCGACTACACACCCAGGCGGACGGCCTTGCCGACAATCTGGTTACAGCGATGTTGATCGATACCCTGAATCATCGCTTGTGGGCGGCCACGCCGAACGGCATCAGCGCCTATGATCCTGCCCTTCGCCAATGGAAGACCACCGTGCTGCCGCCGGAGCTGGTCATCGGTCGTGAAGGCGGCACGCTTCGGCTGACTCCTGACGGCCGAGTGTGGGTCAATCGCGCTCCGCGCTCATGGCACAAACGCTATCTGCAGCCCTTTGTCGAGCCCCGCGAAAGAATTCGTTGTATATCGTATCTTCCGGATCGGCAGGCGCCGGAAACTCGAATCGAGATGAGTAACCAAAGAGTGCCCCCCTCGGGCAACGCGTTGATCTCTTGGTCCGGCGAGGATGTCCGCCGCCGCACTGCCGGCGAGGAACTGGAATTTTCGACACGCCTGGACGGCGGACCGTGGTCGCCGTTCACACAGGAACGTCAAAATGTCCTCATCGGCCTCTCTCCCGGACGTCATACCTTTGAGGTTCGCGCCCAGGACCGCGATTTCAACATCGATCCGACTCCGGCCTCCATCGAATTCGTTGTGCTGCCGCCGATCTGGAGGCAGCCCTGGTTTATCGCTTTGATCTTGGCCTTTCTGGCCGTCATTCTGATCTATGAAATCCGCATTCTTCGCCGCAACCGCAGGATTCACGAGCTGGATCAGCTGAAGCTGCGGCTGTTTACCAATATCTCGCATGAGCTGAGAACGCCGCTGACCCTGATTTTGGGACCTTTGGAAAAACTGCGCGCCGCACGCGACCGCTACGATGAGGCAACTCTGCAAACGTTCGACCTGATGCATCGCAACGCCGTAAGGCTGTTGACTTTGGTGACGCAGATCATGGATTTCCGCAAAATGGAAGAGAGTACCCTGCGACTGGAGCCGAGCTTGGGCGATCTAGCTCAATTCATTCGCCGAGAATTGGAGACTTTTGCGCCGTATGCAGCGGAAAAGAATATTGCTTTACAATTCAAATCGGAACCCGCCTCGGTGTGGGCCGAATTCGATCTCGACAAAATGCAGAAAATCCTGCAGAACCTGGTCGGGAACGCCTTGAAATTTACCCCTGCCGGCGGATCGGTCTCGGTAACTTTGCGGCAGCAGGGCGAGGACGTTCGTCTTTGGGTCCAAGACACCGGCATCGGCATTCCGAAGGCGCATTTGCCGCGATTGTTCGAACGCTATTACCAGGTTTATGACAAACGGGCTCAGGCGAATCAGGGCGCGGGCATCGGCCTGGCTTTGACGCGCGAGCTGGTGGAACTGCACGGCGGCACCATTAGTGTGGACAGCGAGCTCGATAAAGGCACCCGTTTCGAGATCCATCTCCCCATTGCTGCGACAAAAGAAAGCGAGGCGCCGTATAAAGAGAGCGATGATCGACCGCTCGTTCTGGTCGCCGACGATCACGCCGATATTCGCCGCTTTATCGCCCAGGAACTGAAAGAGTTTCGCATCCTCCAAGCCGAAGACGGCCGCCTGGCATTCGAACTGGCGCTCGAGCACATGCCGGATGCGGTCATTGCCGACGTGCTGATGCCGAACATGGACGGCTTGGAATTGACCGCGTCTTTGAAGCAGCACGAGTTGACGAGCCATATCCCGGTGATTCTTCTTACGGCGCGAACTTCGCAGCAGCATCAGATCGAAGGGCTGCAGATCGGCGCGGATGATTATTTGACCAAGCCGTTTCAAGTCGAAATTCTTCGGACCAAACTGCATAATCTGATCAACATCCGTCGGGAACTGCGGGAGCGCTATCGTCGGGAGATCTGGCTCAAACCGCAGGACATTGCTCTTACCCCTCGGGACGAAGAATTCCTGAACCGCGCCATGGCGGTGATCGAGTCGCACATGGACGATGAAAACTTGAATGTAGGACTGTTTGCGCAGAAACTCGGCATGTCGGTGTCGTCGCTGCATTCCAAGCTCAAAGCGCTGACCGGTCAAACCTGCACCGAGTTCATCAACCATCAGCGCATGAAGCGGGCCGCAACTCTGATGGTCCAGGGCAAACTGAGCGCCAAAGAGGCTGCTTTTCGCGTCGGATTTTGGGATCAGGCCTATTTTTCCCGCGTCTTTAAAAAAGTCTTTGGACAATCCCCTACCCAATATACCAAATCCCGACCGCAATTACCCTAAAGCCGATTTGTAAAATTGTCCAAATCTTCCGCAAAATAGTCCTAACGTATCTTTGTCCATCCTTTTAAATTATGCCGTCATAAGTCATTTCATGATTGTTACGGAGGTATAAAGTCATGCGGTTTGTTTTATCCGGTTTGCTTATAGTTTTTTTGTTTGCATCTATCACGGTTTTCGCCCAAACAACACGAAAGCCGCTGCCGCTGGGGACTGAACCTGTCCGCGATGACGCTGCGTGCGACAGCCCGAGTTTCCTTGACGGATTGATGCTTGAAAGTCCCTATATCCATGAGTACACAGCCTACAAAGGATCGATTGTTGTCGACGGCGATTCGAGCGATGCCGATTGGCAGGCGATTCCGTGGGCGCGCTGCGACGCCTGGAAAAATGACGAAGAGAACCTCCCCGTCAAAATCACCTTTAAGGAAGAGTTCGACAAGGTGTGGACGTCCTGGCAGGATCGCGATATTCAGTTCAAATGGTTATGGAACCCAGATGCGGGGGTCATCTATCTGCTGGTCAAAGATATCGATGATGCGCGGGAATTGTCGCCTGCGGCTTGGGATGAATTCAAAGGCGCCGAATCTTTGGGCCAGGACTTGTGGAAAGGCGACTGCTTTGAACTCGGCTTTGCGCCGATGGTCAACAACGAGCCGCCGAAAGAGATGATATGGAAACACGAAGGCTATTTTATCGACGTCGACGGCATGGAACGCTTTTTCCCGGTGGCCGCAGGCTGGCAGGGCAGCGAGAATCCGCTTGAGCTTGTCGACGGAGACTGCCCCTCCACCTGGGAAGAGACCAGCGGCAAGGCCATTCGCCTCACCAAAAATGAAAGCGGCACGGTAAAGGTGTGGGAGCTGGCCCTCAAGCTGCTCCCGGGCATGGAAGAAGGCAGCGTCTGGGCCTGGGGTATGCAGGTGGATGAAGGCGACGAGTACATCGGCGACAACAATCGACAGGGCTACTTTATGTTCGGCGGAGGCAAGCGCAATCCCGGCACATGGAGCTCGATGCTGTTGAGCAGCGAACGCGTTCCCGCCGCGGCTGTGAAAAATCGCCCCGTTGTCGCTTCCGAGTTCCGCCTGTTGGGCAATTACCCCAACCCGTTCAATCCCAGTACGACTATCTCGTACATCCTGGATCGCCGTGCGCATGTGAATTTGAGCATTTTTGACGTCAACGGCCGCAAAGTGACCGAATTGGTCAATACCGAACAACCGGCCGGCGCCTATGCCGTACGCTGGGATGCGCGAGATGCGGCCGCAGGAATCTATTTTTGCCGGCTCCAAGCTGAAGGCCAAGAAGCAGTGCACTCCCTGGTTTTGGTTAAGTAAGGAAGAGGGGGCGGGCATTCCATATAAATGCCCGCCTCTGCCGGCTCTCGGTTGATTTTTTACGATAATTGCCTCTATAAAACCTACCTGCCATCTACCCCCAAGGCCGAGCAGAGCGATCTGCTCGGCCTCCTTTTTGCCGTAATAATCTTATGGCAAAACGCAATTGGCAAATAAATAGGTAGAATGCCTAAAAATCGAAAATCTGTATTCTTTAGCCTTATCGGGCTGCGCAGCAGCTTAGCCTTCCGGGTTTTCACTCCATACAGAACCTTTTTTCCCAAATTGCGTTTACCCCCAAGCCAAAACCGGCATGACCATAATATAAGCTGAGAAATTTTGGTATTGGTAAAAAAAGGGCCGTATTCATGAAGACTCGCTTTCTTTTTTGTGTGCTTTTTGCCGCCGTCGGTTTATTTTCCCAGGAGCACGTCGATTGGTCATACAATTCGGCGCTTTACGAGGTCAATTTGCGGCAGTACACGTCCGAAGGCACTTTTGCCGCTTTTCGGGAGCACCTCGATCGCCTGCAGGAGTTGGGCGTCTCTATTCTCTGGTTTATGCCGATTCATCCGATCGGCGAAAAGAATCGTTTGGGCAGGCTCGGCAGTTATTATTCGGTGCGCGATTATCTGGACGTCAACCCGGAATTCGGTACGCTCGAAGAGTTTAAAGAGCTGGTTGAGGAGCTGCATAGCCGCGGCTTTTATGTGCTGATCGATTGGGTCGGCAATCATACCGCCTGGGACAATGTGCTGACCGTCGAGCATCCGGAGTGGTACGTGCACGACGATCTCGGCCGCTTTATTGCGCCGCCCGGCACCAACTGGAGCGATGTCATCGAACTTGACTATTCTCAGGCCGAGTTGCGCCGCTACATGATCGACGCCCTCAAGTTTTGGGCGCTGGAGGTCGGCGTCGACGGCTTTCGCTGCGACGCGGTCGACATGATGCCGCGCGACTTTTGGGCGCAGGCGATCGCAGAGCTCAAGGCCGCCAAACAGAGTCTTTTTTTCCTCGCCGAAGTCGACAGCCGCGATTGGCACGACGTCGGTTTCGACATGACCTATGCCTGGGGTTGGTACGGCTTCGGCAGCGGCGTTCTCAAGCGCGTCGCCGACGGCAAAGCGACCGCCGCGGAGGTCAATTCGTACCTGCTCGGCGAAAAGAGCCGTTTTTCCGGCTGCTATCGCCTCTATTTTACCGCCAATCATGACGAAAACTCGTGGCAGGGCACCACGCGTGAGCTCTTTGGCGACGCCTCGACGCTCTTTTGGGTGCTCTCGGCGACAGTGCCGGGCATGCCGCTCATTTACAGCGGTCAGGAAGCGGGATTGGATAAACGACTCAAGTTCTTTGATAAGGACGAGATCGAATGGCGCGACCACCCCGATGCCGAGATCTTTCGCACCCTCCTGCAGCTGAAACGTCGCTGCAGAGCCCTGTGGAATGGTTCCGAAGGCGGCTCCTATCAGCGCGTCTACACCGACAACGATCGCAAGATTCTCGCCTTTCTGCGCAGCCGCGACGGGGACCGCCTTTTGGTTGCGGCCAACCTGACGGCCGAAACGCAGACTTTATCTTTTAAGGGCGAAACGGCATCAGGCCGCTGGCGGGAAGTTTTCAGCGGCGATACGCTTTCGGTGACCGCGCAGACGACCGTCACATTGCCTGCTTGGGGTTATCGCGTCTATGAAGGATTGACCTCGGATACCGGCATCAAGAACGGCGCCCGCCCGCCGTCCGTTGAAGAGAGTTGGGTGCGCGCTTTCCCCAATCCCTTTAATTCGGCTTTGGTTTTCCAAGTCGGCGCCGCAAACTCGGCGGTGATAGAGCTTTTTGATGTGCGCGGCCGTCGAGTCAAAAGGCTGCAGACGAACGGCGGAGCGATTTTCTGGGACGCCCGTAACGAAAACGGAGAACACGTCGCCCCCGGAACCTATGTTTACCGCGTGATTCATCCCGGCCGTCGGCTGCAGGCCAAAGTGGTTTATCTCCCTTAAGCCTTGACGGCACGGATCCGAGCTGCGAAGGAGACGGCAGAAACAGTTTCAAAATCGCTTGGGCCGGGCAACGGCAGCGAACTAAAAAAATAAAAAAGCGCAGGTCAGGCGGCCTGCGCTTTTTTATTCAGGATTCAGGAGGGTTATTTGAGCAGCGTCATCCGCTGGATAAGGCGATGGCTGCCGGCCTGCAGCACCGCGACATAGACGCCGCTGGGCAGGTCACGGCCGTCGAAAGTGACCTGATGCGTTCCGGCTTCATAGTAACCTTCGGTCAGCAATGCCGTTTCTCGACCCTGCAGATCGAAAACGCGCAGTGAAATCTGTCCGGCTTCCGGCAGGGCAAAAGTAAGCGTGGTCGTCGGATTGAAGGGGTTGGGGAAATTGGGATAGAGCGCAAACTCGGTCGGCAGAGTACCGAATTCAGCCGTTTCTTTGGCCAGTCCGGCCGGTACGATGCGGAAGACGGCGTTGCTTTGATCCCAAGGATTGCCGTCCGCCGTATCCTGGACCTTGATCAGGCATTGATTGGAAATGACATTCGGCACCAGCCAGTAATTATCACCTGCCGCCCCTTGATGTTCGGCGATGACCGTCCATGTGACGCCGTTGTTGGCGCTGAAGAGAATTTGCGTTAATCCGTTAAAAGCATACTCTCTCCATTTGATGATATAAACGGTGCCGGCAATCAAGGTTTCTCCGCCGTTGGGTTGAATTAACGTGATGGACTGCTTAGCCGGCGGCACAACGGCAAAAAAGCCGCGGTTTATGTCGGTGACGCCGGAGGAACCGCGGATCCTCATCACAACTTTGGGGCGGTTCAATGTCGCCGGGACGTTCCATACATAGGTTCCGGTGTTGGGAGCGCCGCTGACGACAGGCACGTTAAACGTTGCACCCTGATCGATGGAAAGGTCGATGTTGACGGTCGCACCGGCGTTAGTGGAATTCCACTGAATCGTATAAACCGTGCCGGGAGGAATCAAATCGCCCATTTGCGGAGCCAAGATGCGAAGCTGCGAGGTCGGTGTATTCGTCGGCACAAACGCCAGGTCATTCGTGATGATGATCTGGTCCAATCGCGTCTCTTTTTCGCGGTTATTGATCATGATGGTGTGCGGTCCGGCAGTAAAATTGAAAATCACCGGGTCGAACTGCGGATTGCTGTAATCGCCGGTGCCGCGATCTGAGACTCGGTCCCACTCGTACTTGTTGCTTTTCGGCGTTTCCCAGATCATTTCCGGACCGTTGTCGACCTTTACAAAGAACGAATTGGTGAATTGATCGCGGCCATTGACGCGGCCCCAGATGACATAATTGCCCGCCGTCGGAATAACCACCTGAAATTTCGCCCAGCCGCGACGATTGATGCCGTAGCCCATGATGCAGGCATTGCCGAACGCTTCGCCGTCCGTGACAACCTTCATCGGTCCGGTCAGCACCGCGGATTCCGCTTCCAGAGTGATGGTCGTTGCGGCAGTAATCTGATGTGTCGCCGACACCGGCTGCAGAGTGTCTGCTCCAAAAAGCATCAAGGGAAGAACAGCCGCTGCAAAAAGAAGAAAAACGCTTTTCATAATGCTGCTCCTTAACTTAAATTGTTGATTGTCGGGTATAAAATTTTACTTCCCATAGCAATATATCATCTGTTGCAACGTTTTGCAGAGAAAAATTTTTCCGTTGTAACTCTATGTCGATGCTAGTTCAACCTGCTGACCCTACTTACTGCCGAAGCGGCAAAGGTACTTTTAATACCTTTCCTGAATGAAAGGGCTATATCCGATAGTAAGCCATAAGAAACGCTATGGCTACAAGATTCGTGAGGTTGGAAAAGCTTATTATATCAATCAGAACGAAAGTCGAAAAATGGCCAAAGTCGTAAGCAAGTCAATTCTATAAACAATATTCGCCTATAGAAATTTCCTGTTTTATTTTTTTATAATCTATTTATACATTTATCGCTTGAAATTCATATCCTATTTCGTTAAAGTTTATCAACTTAAAAACAGGAAGGGATCTAATGAAAACAAAAGCACTCGTTTTTGTGGTGACGTTATGTATTGGCGTTTCCGCCTACGCGGGCGGGAAGGTGCTCGAAGGCTTGAGTATGAAGAGCAAGATTCTGCCTTATGCAGTCAATTACTGCATTTACCTCCCCGAAGGGTACGATGAATCGACCCGCCGCTATCCGGTGGTCTATCTGCTGCACGGCTATTCGGATCAGGAATGGGCGTGGGTGCAGTTCGGCGAGGTACAGCTGGCCGCCGACCGCGGCATTGCTGAGCGCGAAATTCCGCCGATGATCATCGTCATGCCGGACGGCAAAGTGACCTTTTACGTCAATGATTACCAAGGCAAAGACCGTTGGGAGGATATGTTCATCCAGGAGTTCATCCCCTTTATCGACGCGACCTATCGAACGCGGCCGCAGAAGGAATTCCGCGGCATTTCCGGCTTGTCGATGGGCGGCTACGGCTCGCTCAAATTTGCCATGCGCTACCCCGATCTGTTTGCCGCCTGCGCCGCCTTCAGCGCCGCCGTGTGGGAAGATGATGAGCTGATCGGCGAAAATACGCGCCGCAATTACAATGACTTTTTCGGAAAGATTTTCGGGCCGTTGGTAGACGGCCAACTGCCGCCGTATTTTCGCGAGTATCATCCTTTGGACTTGGCCAAAATGCGACCCGTCGAGGAGTTGAAAAAGGTGCGCTTTTACATTGACTGCGGGGATGATGATTTTCTCATCAACGGCAACATGGCGCTGCACAAGGTGATGAGGCAGCGGCAGATTCCGCATGAATTTCGGGTGCGCGACGGAGGTCATACCTGGCCGTATTGGCGGACCGGCATAACCGAAGGACTCAAATTCATCGGCGAGAGTTTTCATCGCTTTTGAGTGCAGCGGAAGAAAATTGATCTCGACCTCTCATCGCATGAGATCACGCAGCGACGAGCAGATCCGCAGCAGTTTTTAGCAGCTTTTCTATGCAATTTACCGGAACAATCTTCTGCGGCCTTGGGTTTCAGTACCACGCGGTTTAGAGGGAAAGGCATGAAGGAAATCGGCATAATTGTACAGGTCGACGATGGTCGCGCCGTGGTGCAGATTAACCGCAGCGAGAACTGCGGCTCCTGTACGGCCTGTCAAGCGTTCGGCGAAAATGTGATGCGAGTGGAGGCCGCCAACCCGATCGGCGGTCGCGTCGGCGATCGTGTTCAAGTGGTCATCGAGCCGCGCCGGGTCGTAAAGAGTGCCGCCCTGGTGTTTCTGTTGCCGCTCGTCTTTATGGTCGGCGGCTATTTCGTCGGCGCCGCTTTGTGGTCTGCTCATCGCGAACCGGGCGGCATTATCGGCGCAACCCTCGGCTTGAGCATGGCGTTTTCGCTCCTGCGTCTTATTGATCATCGGTACGCCGCCACCCTACAAGATGACGCCGTCATTGAAAGAATTGTTTGAACAAGAGGCGAATCGGAATTGAGAATGAAAAATTTGGGGTTTTTTTGCCTGCTGCTGTTTACAGCCTATGCCGCCGGAGGAGCGGAGCTTAGGCTGCTTTCTGCAGGTGAAAAGCAGCTTTTCGTGGAATGGACTTTGGATTCTTTGTTGCGGCGCGAAGTGCCTGGCAAAGAGGAAATTTTTACAGTCCTTTCATTTACCGGCGCCGATTGGTACGGCGAACTCGGCGGACCGCGCCTGCCGATCAAAAATGCGCTGGTCGGCCTGCCGATCGAGGGGGAGGCGCAAATCCAGGTCATCGAAGATGAGACCGAGACTCTGACGAATCTTCTTCTTGCCCCGACACCCCGTCTCGAGCGGACGGAAATAGGCTTTCGCGAAATCTATGAAATAAATCCACAGCTCTACCAGGCGTCCGCTCCGACCTTTTCTGAACCGGTTCGCCTCGACGAACCTTACTGGTTTCGCGATCAACGTGTCGCCGCATTGCACATCTTTCCTGTTTCCTATGTGCCGTCGCGCAGAGAGGCGGTAGTGCACAAGAGGATGGTCATTCGCATCGATTTTCCGGCAACCAACGATCTGCCGGTCGCCCGCCCATCGGACGACGAACCGCTTTATCGGTCGCTGCTGCTGAACTATGAACAGGCGCGAACTTGGCGACGGCAGACGTCACCGGCCCTCCGCCGTCCGGCGATGAGTCAATTTGCCGGCGACAATTGGTTCAAGATCGTTATTTCAGCCAAAAATGCTCCTAACCGCGAGGGCATCTACAAACTGACCGGCGCAGCGCTCAAGCAGGTCGTCGGCGGCGCGGCCTTGGCATCGATTGACCCTGCAACCATTCAGCTTTTCAACAACGGCGGTAAGCCGATTTCCACCCAAGTGGTTTTGGCCAAGAACGATACGCTCATCGAAACGCCGATCGCCGTTGTCGGCGGCGAAGACGGCCGTTTCGACGAATCCGACTATATCCTTTTTTACGGCCGTTCCGTCGAAGGCATCGAACATCAACCGAGCAAAAGTAGGCTGGCGCATTATATCAACCCCTACACCTACGACAACTGCTACTGGTTGACCTTTAACAAACGGCCGGGAAAAAGGATCAAGACAATCGCTTCTCAAGAAGTCAATGACCTTTCCCCGCAGCCGTCTTTTCGCGACCTGATGTGGGTGGAAGAAGAGCGCTTTAATATTTTCAAGTCCGGCATCACCTGGTTGGGAAGGGAATTGACGCGCAGTAACAGCGCCTATTCGGTCACCTTTAAAATGCCGCATGCCGTACCTCAGGACGAAGCAACCTTTCGCTTTTCCTTGGCTTCGATAACCTCCGGCACGCACTATTTTACCTTTTACGCCAACGGCAATTTCGTCGGTCAATATTCTCAGTACGGTTCGCCGTACAGTTTTCCTTTGGCAGAGGCCTCCTTTTCGGCCGCCGGCGTGCTGATAAAGGGAGACAATACGGTCACCATCAACTACAGCGCAGCTACGGACGCTTCGTTTTCTTATGTGGATTACCTGGAAGTCGAGTATAACCGCCTTT
The DNA window shown above is from candidate division KSB1 bacterium and carries:
- a CDS encoding T9SS type A sorting domain-containing protein yields the protein MKSVFLLFAAAVLPLMLFGADTLQPVSATHQITAATTITLEAESAVLTGPMKVVTDGEAFGNACIMGYGINRRGWAKFQVVIPTAGNYVIWGRVNGRDQFTNSFFVKVDNGPEMIWETPKSNKYEWDRVSDRGTGDYSNPQFDPVIFNFTAGPHTIMINNREKETRLDQIIITNDLAFVPTNTPTSQLRILAPQMGDLIPPGTVYTIQWNSTNAGATVNIDLSIDQGATFNVPVVSGAPNTGTYVWNVPATLNRPKVVMRIRGSSGVTDINRGFFAVVPPAKQSITLIQPNGGETLIAGTVYIIKWREYAFNGLTQILFSANNGVTWTVIAEHQGAAGDNYWLVPNVISNQCLIKVQDTADGNPWDQSNAVFRIVPAGLAKETAEFGTLPTEFALYPNFPNPFNPTTTLTFALPEAGQISLRVFDLQGRETALLTEGYYEAGTHQVTFDGRDLPSGVYVAVLQAGSHRLIQRMTLLK
- a CDS encoding esterase family protein, which encodes MKTKALVFVVTLCIGVSAYAGGKVLEGLSMKSKILPYAVNYCIYLPEGYDESTRRYPVVYLLHGYSDQEWAWVQFGEVQLAADRGIAEREIPPMIIVMPDGKVTFYVNDYQGKDRWEDMFIQEFIPFIDATYRTRPQKEFRGISGLSMGGYGSLKFAMRYPDLFAACAAFSAAVWEDDELIGENTRRNYNDFFGKIFGPLVDGQLPPYFREYHPLDLAKMRPVEELKKVRFYIDCGDDDFLINGNMALHKVMRQRQIPHEFRVRDGGHTWPYWRTGITEGLKFIGESFHRF
- a CDS encoding SoxR reducing system RseC family protein encodes the protein MKEIGIIVQVDDGRAVVQINRSENCGSCTACQAFGENVMRVEAANPIGGRVGDRVQVVIEPRRVVKSAALVFLLPLVFMVGGYFVGAALWSAHREPGGIIGATLGLSMAFSLLRLIDHRYAATLQDDAVIERIV